The following proteins are encoded in a genomic region of Phalacrocorax carbo chromosome 2, bPhaCar2.1, whole genome shotgun sequence:
- the DNAAF11 gene encoding dynein axonemal assembly factor 11 isoform X3 → MVRITEDLVRRRAEHNNCEIFSLEEISLHQQEIEKLEYLDKWCRDLKILYLQNNLIPKLENVGKLKKLEYLNIALNNIERIENLEGCEELRKLDLTANFIGELSSIESLRYNIHLKELFLVGNPCTEFEGYRQFVVATLHQLKCLDSKEIERSERIQALQNYPEVKQKIREQEQAYLLKRAREKEEAQRRMQERKDKKQKQMESKLGCDSPDSLGNKGKHQAEEDREQETWRTVEDDEEDRRFWEEPTPYTPESRLETHRYIEEKRRAKDNIRESKKREKPLWTLVTAEGKVLNVNVPKLHFSLKDDEENNKIILDLAVYRHLDTSLLDVDVQPTYIRVLVKGKAKEIILAKQNVSTSIKDSDCNTRQKNARRSGHVEKLEVDPGKYSFPDVTKIVQEKERIGQGPIRLQPKKNAETKKSCVDFENNDDVPPLI, encoded by the exons ATGGTGCGGA TCACTGAAGATCTTGTTAGAAGACGTGCAGAACATAACAACTGTGAAATTTTTTCACTGGAAGAAATCTCTTTACATCAGCAGGAAATAGAAAAACTAGAGTATCTTGACAAATGGTGTCGAGATTTAAAAATTCTCTATCTTCAGAATAATCTAATTCCAAAACTTG aaaatgtGGGCAAACTAAAGAAGctggaatatttaaatatagctTTGAACAACATTGAAAGAATTGAAAATCTGGAAG GCTGTGAAGAACTGAGGAAACTTGACCTGACAGCAAATTTCATTGGTGAACTCTCCAGTATTGAATCCCTAAGATATAATATACATCTGAAGGAACTGTTTCTAGTGGGTAACCCATGTACTGAATTTGAGGGTTATAGACAATTTGTGGTGGCAACTCTTCATCAGTTAAaa TGTTTGGATAGTAAAGAAATAGAACGTTCAGAGAGGATTCAAGCACTCCAAAACTATCcagaagtgaaacagaaaatcagaGAACAGGAACAAGCTTACCTTCTCAAAAGGgccagagaaaaagaagaggctCAAAGAAGGATGCAagaaagaaaggacaagaagcaaaaacaaatggaaTCTAAGCTTGGATGTGACAG TCCAGACTCGCTAgggaacaaaggaaaacatcagGCAGAAGAAGACAGAGAACAGGAAACGTGGAGAACTGttgaagatgatgaagaagaCAGAAGATTTTGGGAGGAGCCTACACCATATACTCCAGAATCTAGATTAGAAACTCACAGATATATTGAAGAAAAACGGAGAGCTAAAGACAATATAag ggagtcaaaaaagagagagaagcctCTTTGGACATTGGtcactgcagaaggaaaagttCTGAATGTGAATGTGCCTAA gcttcatttctctttgaaagatgatgaagaaaacaacaaaatcatcTTGGATCTTGCTGTTTACAg acATTTGGACACTTCTCTGCTTGATGTTGATGTCCAACCAACTTACATACGAGTACTGGTGAAGGGGAAG GCTAAAGAAATAATCCTGGCTAAGCAAAATGTATCAACTTCAATTAAAGATTCTGACTGCAATACACggcaaaaaaatgcaagaag GAGCGGACACGTTGAGAAATTAGAAGTGGATCCTGGTAAATATTCATTCCCTGATGTGACAAAGATAGTCCAAGAAAAGGAACGAATTGGACAGGGACCTATTAGACTCCAACCAAAGAAGAATGCAGAGACTAAGAAGAGTTGTgtagattttgaaaataatgatgATGTTCCTCCCTTAATTTGA
- the DNAAF11 gene encoding dynein axonemal assembly factor 11 isoform X1 has product MVRITEDLVRRRAEHNNCEIFSLEEISLHQQEIEKLEYLDKWCRDLKILYLQNNLIPKLENVGKLKKLEYLNIALNNIERIENLEGCEELRKLDLTANFIGELSSIESLRYNIHLKELFLVGNPCTEFEGYRQFVVATLHQLKCLDSKEIERSERIQALQNYPEVKQKIREQEQAYLLKRAREKEEAQRRMQERKDKKQKQMESKLGCDSPDSLGNKGKHQAEEDREQETWRTVEDDEEDRRFWEEPTPYTPESRLETHRYIEEKRRAKDNIRESKKREKPLWTLVTAEGKVLNVNVPKLHFSLKDDEENNKIILDLAVYRHLDTSLLDVDVQPTYIRVLVKGKPFQLVLPEEVKPDSSSAKRSQTTGHLVVSMPKAKEIILAKQNVSTSIKDSDCNTRQKNARRSGHVEKLEVDPGKYSFPDVTKIVQEKERIGQGPIRLQPKKNAETKKSCVDFENNDDVPPLI; this is encoded by the exons ATGGTGCGGA TCACTGAAGATCTTGTTAGAAGACGTGCAGAACATAACAACTGTGAAATTTTTTCACTGGAAGAAATCTCTTTACATCAGCAGGAAATAGAAAAACTAGAGTATCTTGACAAATGGTGTCGAGATTTAAAAATTCTCTATCTTCAGAATAATCTAATTCCAAAACTTG aaaatgtGGGCAAACTAAAGAAGctggaatatttaaatatagctTTGAACAACATTGAAAGAATTGAAAATCTGGAAG GCTGTGAAGAACTGAGGAAACTTGACCTGACAGCAAATTTCATTGGTGAACTCTCCAGTATTGAATCCCTAAGATATAATATACATCTGAAGGAACTGTTTCTAGTGGGTAACCCATGTACTGAATTTGAGGGTTATAGACAATTTGTGGTGGCAACTCTTCATCAGTTAAaa TGTTTGGATAGTAAAGAAATAGAACGTTCAGAGAGGATTCAAGCACTCCAAAACTATCcagaagtgaaacagaaaatcagaGAACAGGAACAAGCTTACCTTCTCAAAAGGgccagagaaaaagaagaggctCAAAGAAGGATGCAagaaagaaaggacaagaagcaaaaacaaatggaaTCTAAGCTTGGATGTGACAG TCCAGACTCGCTAgggaacaaaggaaaacatcagGCAGAAGAAGACAGAGAACAGGAAACGTGGAGAACTGttgaagatgatgaagaagaCAGAAGATTTTGGGAGGAGCCTACACCATATACTCCAGAATCTAGATTAGAAACTCACAGATATATTGAAGAAAAACGGAGAGCTAAAGACAATATAag ggagtcaaaaaagagagagaagcctCTTTGGACATTGGtcactgcagaaggaaaagttCTGAATGTGAATGTGCCTAA gcttcatttctctttgaaagatgatgaagaaaacaacaaaatcatcTTGGATCTTGCTGTTTACAg acATTTGGACACTTCTCTGCTTGATGTTGATGTCCAACCAACTTACATACGAGTACTGGTGAAGGGGAAG CCTTTTCAGCTTGTGCTCCCTGAGGAAGTGAAGCCAGACAGCAGCTCTGCTAAAAGATCACAAACAACTGGTCATTTAGTTGTCAGCATGCCAAAG GCTAAAGAAATAATCCTGGCTAAGCAAAATGTATCAACTTCAATTAAAGATTCTGACTGCAATACACggcaaaaaaatgcaagaag GAGCGGACACGTTGAGAAATTAGAAGTGGATCCTGGTAAATATTCATTCCCTGATGTGACAAAGATAGTCCAAGAAAAGGAACGAATTGGACAGGGACCTATTAGACTCCAACCAAAGAAGAATGCAGAGACTAAGAAGAGTTGTgtagattttgaaaataatgatgATGTTCCTCCCTTAATTTGA
- the DNAAF11 gene encoding dynein axonemal assembly factor 11 isoform X4, with translation MVRITEDLVRRRAEHNNCEIFSLEEISLHQQEIEKLEYLDKWCRDLKILYLQNNLIPKLENVGKLKKLEYLNIALNNIERIENLEGCEELRKLDLTANFIGELSSIESLRYNIHLKELFLVGNPCTEFEGYRQFVVATLHQLKCLDSKEIERSERIQALQNYPEVKQKIREQEQAYLLKRAREKEEAQRRMQERKDKKQKQMESKLGCDSPDSLGNKGKHQAEEDREQETWRTVEDDEEDRRFWEEPTPYTPESRLETHRYIEEKRRAKDNIRESKKREKPLWTLVTAEGKVLNVNVPKLHFSLKDDEENNKIILDLAVYRHLDTSLLDVDVQPTYIRVLVKGKPFQLVLPEEVKPDSSSAKRSQTTGHLVVSMPKAKEIILAKQNVSTSIKDSDCNTRQKNARRCLVLTSSIPSLFFCR, from the exons ATGGTGCGGA TCACTGAAGATCTTGTTAGAAGACGTGCAGAACATAACAACTGTGAAATTTTTTCACTGGAAGAAATCTCTTTACATCAGCAGGAAATAGAAAAACTAGAGTATCTTGACAAATGGTGTCGAGATTTAAAAATTCTCTATCTTCAGAATAATCTAATTCCAAAACTTG aaaatgtGGGCAAACTAAAGAAGctggaatatttaaatatagctTTGAACAACATTGAAAGAATTGAAAATCTGGAAG GCTGTGAAGAACTGAGGAAACTTGACCTGACAGCAAATTTCATTGGTGAACTCTCCAGTATTGAATCCCTAAGATATAATATACATCTGAAGGAACTGTTTCTAGTGGGTAACCCATGTACTGAATTTGAGGGTTATAGACAATTTGTGGTGGCAACTCTTCATCAGTTAAaa TGTTTGGATAGTAAAGAAATAGAACGTTCAGAGAGGATTCAAGCACTCCAAAACTATCcagaagtgaaacagaaaatcagaGAACAGGAACAAGCTTACCTTCTCAAAAGGgccagagaaaaagaagaggctCAAAGAAGGATGCAagaaagaaaggacaagaagcaaaaacaaatggaaTCTAAGCTTGGATGTGACAG TCCAGACTCGCTAgggaacaaaggaaaacatcagGCAGAAGAAGACAGAGAACAGGAAACGTGGAGAACTGttgaagatgatgaagaagaCAGAAGATTTTGGGAGGAGCCTACACCATATACTCCAGAATCTAGATTAGAAACTCACAGATATATTGAAGAAAAACGGAGAGCTAAAGACAATATAag ggagtcaaaaaagagagagaagcctCTTTGGACATTGGtcactgcagaaggaaaagttCTGAATGTGAATGTGCCTAA gcttcatttctctttgaaagatgatgaagaaaacaacaaaatcatcTTGGATCTTGCTGTTTACAg acATTTGGACACTTCTCTGCTTGATGTTGATGTCCAACCAACTTACATACGAGTACTGGTGAAGGGGAAG CCTTTTCAGCTTGTGCTCCCTGAGGAAGTGAAGCCAGACAGCAGCTCTGCTAAAAGATCACAAACAACTGGTCATTTAGTTGTCAGCATGCCAAAG GCTAAAGAAATAATCCTGGCTAAGCAAAATGTATCAACTTCAATTAAAGATTCTGACTGCAATACACggcaaaaaaatgcaagaag GTGCTTAGTCTTGACATCATCAATACCCAGCCTCTTCTTCTGTCGATAA
- the DNAAF11 gene encoding dynein axonemal assembly factor 11 isoform X2 — translation MRVTEDLVRRRAEHNNCEIFSLEEISLHQQEIEKLEYLDKWCRDLKILYLQNNLIPKLENVGKLKKLEYLNIALNNIERIENLEGCEELRKLDLTANFIGELSSIESLRYNIHLKELFLVGNPCTEFEGYRQFVVATLHQLKCLDSKEIERSERIQALQNYPEVKQKIREQEQAYLLKRAREKEEAQRRMQERKDKKQKQMESKLGCDSPDSLGNKGKHQAEEDREQETWRTVEDDEEDRRFWEEPTPYTPESRLETHRYIEEKRRAKDNIRESKKREKPLWTLVTAEGKVLNVNVPKLHFSLKDDEENNKIILDLAVYRHLDTSLLDVDVQPTYIRVLVKGKPFQLVLPEEVKPDSSSAKRSQTTGHLVVSMPKAKEIILAKQNVSTSIKDSDCNTRQKNARRSGHVEKLEVDPGKYSFPDVTKIVQEKERIGQGPIRLQPKKNAETKKSCVDFENNDDVPPLI, via the exons ATGCGTG TCACTGAAGATCTTGTTAGAAGACGTGCAGAACATAACAACTGTGAAATTTTTTCACTGGAAGAAATCTCTTTACATCAGCAGGAAATAGAAAAACTAGAGTATCTTGACAAATGGTGTCGAGATTTAAAAATTCTCTATCTTCAGAATAATCTAATTCCAAAACTTG aaaatgtGGGCAAACTAAAGAAGctggaatatttaaatatagctTTGAACAACATTGAAAGAATTGAAAATCTGGAAG GCTGTGAAGAACTGAGGAAACTTGACCTGACAGCAAATTTCATTGGTGAACTCTCCAGTATTGAATCCCTAAGATATAATATACATCTGAAGGAACTGTTTCTAGTGGGTAACCCATGTACTGAATTTGAGGGTTATAGACAATTTGTGGTGGCAACTCTTCATCAGTTAAaa TGTTTGGATAGTAAAGAAATAGAACGTTCAGAGAGGATTCAAGCACTCCAAAACTATCcagaagtgaaacagaaaatcagaGAACAGGAACAAGCTTACCTTCTCAAAAGGgccagagaaaaagaagaggctCAAAGAAGGATGCAagaaagaaaggacaagaagcaaaaacaaatggaaTCTAAGCTTGGATGTGACAG TCCAGACTCGCTAgggaacaaaggaaaacatcagGCAGAAGAAGACAGAGAACAGGAAACGTGGAGAACTGttgaagatgatgaagaagaCAGAAGATTTTGGGAGGAGCCTACACCATATACTCCAGAATCTAGATTAGAAACTCACAGATATATTGAAGAAAAACGGAGAGCTAAAGACAATATAag ggagtcaaaaaagagagagaagcctCTTTGGACATTGGtcactgcagaaggaaaagttCTGAATGTGAATGTGCCTAA gcttcatttctctttgaaagatgatgaagaaaacaacaaaatcatcTTGGATCTTGCTGTTTACAg acATTTGGACACTTCTCTGCTTGATGTTGATGTCCAACCAACTTACATACGAGTACTGGTGAAGGGGAAG CCTTTTCAGCTTGTGCTCCCTGAGGAAGTGAAGCCAGACAGCAGCTCTGCTAAAAGATCACAAACAACTGGTCATTTAGTTGTCAGCATGCCAAAG GCTAAAGAAATAATCCTGGCTAAGCAAAATGTATCAACTTCAATTAAAGATTCTGACTGCAATACACggcaaaaaaatgcaagaag GAGCGGACACGTTGAGAAATTAGAAGTGGATCCTGGTAAATATTCATTCCCTGATGTGACAAAGATAGTCCAAGAAAAGGAACGAATTGGACAGGGACCTATTAGACTCCAACCAAAGAAGAATGCAGAGACTAAGAAGAGTTGTgtagattttgaaaataatgatgATGTTCCTCCCTTAATTTGA